CAAAGAGAACACGAACAGAGTGCAGAGAAACGGGCTACAACTGAAAGCTATAACTTGTAATAACTATTCTTAAGCTACTACTGAAAGATATaataaaacgaaatgttttaaaataccTTAACGAATGAAAAGTGTCTTTGAAAAGTCTTTATTTTTCCCCAAGAAGGATGGTAACCTGCCATGGCCTGCCTGTCTGCTCTACACGGGAAGTGTGTAGATACGAAAGCTTCACTATTCTAATCACAGTACAGTAAATTATGTTCTTTTCCATCTGCAGTTCCCCCTGCGCTGCACCTACAGCTCCTTCCAGCCGTACTTGTTCTTGTCCTTTCCCTTGTCCCGGGAGTCCTTGCCGTAATCCTTCGACCCTTTCGAGTCGGCATACTTTCCCTGCTCCTGTctgggcggtggtggtggtgatccTTCCGTTTTCTCTGGCGGACAGTAACAGCACCGTTGCTGCGAGTCTAGGTACGATTTGCAGCCGAGCGTTAGCGTGCCGGTAAACAGCATCTTGGCGGCCGCTTTACAACCTGCGGAATTTAGAAAAGATAGAAAAGGTATAGCGAATCGATgtcttgtgattggaatctcggcatcatctgaTCCATCAGGATCGTCTTTTGTCCCTCAAGTTGGGCGCGGGGGgaattccgaaacggaaaatcatccactgatcagatcttcgcCAAGCGGCAGATCCAATGATATGATGGCATAGCCGGGGTAAAACTATACGACAGCGTGTGAAATCCatgccaaactgataaggctcgttagaatgactatgaccaacgtcacttgccaggtgaagCTGGATGGAAAAGGACTGCGCCAGGGTGCCGGAtttgtctcctattcaacttggcgctagagagggccattcGCGATTCGAGAGTGGAGACTGCGGGAACGATCTTcaataagtcaacccagatcctggcatacgcttatgatatagacatcattggtctgcggctctcctatgtagctgAAGCCTACcaaagggatcgagcaggcggcagagagcctcggattgcagataaacgaggcaaataccaaactgatggtggcaacattaGCTGCCTTaccaaaaaaatccaaatctacgtaggcgtgacgcaCAGATAGgagaacgcacttttgaagtcgtcccagaattaaTCTATCTCGGGTCAAaagtcagcaacgacaacgtCATGGTAGCTGAGTTTCGTGCAAGGATGGTGCCTGCAAACCGGTCATTATACAGCCTGAGAAATCAGTTCaaatagtaccagtactcatatcaagaaggtgttcgacagcgatccccagttcggcataaggcgTAGGGGAGtacagcgaactcgatggctggatcagATGAAGCGAaagcctctgagacatggacactgtccaaatcagACGAAATCCTCCTAGCCACGTTCGaaaggaagatgctcagaaggatactctTGGACCCGTATGTGTGGATCCGTTATAACAATTGTAGCGCCGAATAAGTAGGCAATTTTAGAAAGGCGAGCTGAATGCGGCATTCTTGTGAATTCTGTCTTACCCTTCACTACGATATCGCCCACCACGTTCTTCTCGTAGTCGTCGCAATACCGATAGAGGCAGCGTTTAAAATCCAAATCGCACAGCTCCTTATCGCTGTTGCACGTGTCGTAGCAGATATCGTGCGCATTGCAGCACTGCTCCATCTCGACGGCCGGCAGATATTCCGTGCTAATTTTCATCCCCAGCGAGCCGCACCCGTCCGACTGAGGGACGTAGAATTTATTGCGCGTGGGTGTAGTGtctacaagaaaaaaaagtgaaagtaaCATGCTAAGCCTGTTGTACGCACAGCAAATCAGCTGCAATCGTAGAGCACTTACCGCCGGGACATTTGTACACACAGTTTTCCTCCACCGCCGCATCAAACACTTCGTGCACGACTTTGAACTTTTTCGCCACATGGAGCACATTCTTCATCACGTCCCCGAAGACGGCTTCCGCCGCGATGATGGCATCCCGCAGGTTCGCTATCATGTTCGAACCGTAGCCGGTGTACGCGTACGTCAGGAAGGTCAGCGAATAGATCGCCACCTTCATGTAGGGGATTTGCATTTTGTCCGGCGGGTGGGCTTTGCTTCCGTTCTTAGGTAGCCTCCAACTTCCAGTATCGTCTACGGTCTTGGCTGAAAAAATGGGACTGATTTGCGTCACTGCGTTTGTCGTTTTGTCGTTAACGGTGGACCGCTCTCCCTTCCGCCGCAGGTgtgttccgttccgtttcaaGATCACTGACGTGGCCAACGGCCGTACTTAGCGGTTGTCGTTCGTAATGCGGTAATTTTCACCAGAAGTAGTAAGCATTTTAGCAGGATTCAGTGTTTATTTATAGCTGcgcgcttttttttattttatctagCTTGGTAGCTGCTTCAAATAAACAGGTGCTAGATGGAAGGGAGAAAGCCGGGAACAAAGgggctgtttgttttgttgatgcCTGAGTATATACATCGCGGTTGAATTCTTGCGCCGTTGCCGATGTGTCATTTTCGGTAAAAGTAAGGGTAAAAGTAaagctcagccctctacgttacactagcgttacgcgtaacgcctgtttatcgcaaacccaagcagcatttttgaaCGCCTGTTTCAACCGCCGTGGATGagctaattaataaataatcatgtcttaatattgattatttttttatgataatcagaaaagcaacaattttTGAACGAACATAAAAAAGTACAGCAAACGTTATTAAAGATAAATCTCATTGATAATTCATAAGTATAAAtaagtataaataaattgtaatatttttattcggCTTTCATTTTTAACAGCAATTATAGTTGTAACAACTTGAAAAATTGAAACTATAACAAACTTACACATTAAAAAgggttaataataaaaaaatgattatttctttatttaccCAGCTATTGAAAAAGCAGAATAATCAAATACATAAATTTATTAACCTCATTAACctcattttaaaaaaaaccctcacgCCTAAagtaatttttattcaaaatggcCGGAAACATAGATTGAATAGGTATTaattatatttcatttattcaatttatttataaacattttaaatattttaaattttttactCGTATGGAATGTGCTTCAATTGAAAGCTTTTGAGATAATATGAACTTCCTTCTTTcagattatttttcattaaccatagtgcaaaaatgaaaaatattaaatctgttttttacttttaatttaagAATATAATCTTATTGATTTCGATTTATGCTTAAGTAATGTGCACTGGTCGATTCGATTATTTAAGTAATGTACACTGGTCGTTCGCGTGGATGTAACAAAACTGTAATAATTACCCAAGTAGCACAATCCCGTTAAGAAACCGTTAAAAGTTTGcctaaaagtattacttttagctttccatacaGCAGTAATTTTAGGGCTTACAACACTGCGTAACGCTTTCCTGGCTTCGTCAATgcttcgttaaaaattaaaattttgccggtatttttaacgaaaaatatcaaactcaacgaacaaatcgacAGAGATGGCTGTATTGCTCTTTCTCATTCTATATGCATTTTCTAGATCTTCGTTAAGTTACAACAGAAGGTGTTAATATTTCTtggaataaatgcataaattcaccacaaatacttttattcgacatttcatcgttttgtCACTGCATATTGTCACTTTATCACATAagtttctttcattccatGGGTTTCTTCCATTATATTAGCATGGAGGTCAGCTGCAGCCGTGGACGAAAAACTTGATGTCCAAACGCTATCCAAATCCAATATGCTGCGGAATATAAAACTTATGTAGCTCGTGTGAAGATAATGGTAATATCGATACACTGACCTGTTATAAAATCATGatgacacacaaattaaacattagTTGATAGAAATTGTCGCAGACGcttggttttgttgccatctacacAAAAGCTACACACACGAAGCTTGACGAACTTTTTGACATAAGAAATGGAGGCGCCATGTACGTGACCATGTACAGTATGTCTCAAAAATTATCGTCATCAAGAGCATGTTATTTTtcccaagaaaatataaatttttatgaatttttttctcatttgcaaatattgcatACACTTTATCAAACTCTTCACATATATTATTTGAAcatatgaaattttatttttttatttttaaattattttttattatcaccgcAGATTCAAATagaggaataaaagaaaacacatagttttcaaacagttaataaataaaatggtttggtgtaaaaaaaacgcattattACATacataagaatgaaaaaatgattttccgaatattgaataaattggaaatggtgtagataaaatttgaaaaacactgtgTGTTATATTAACCCGAATCGATAAAAACGAGTGTAACGGAATACGTCGTTATGATGTAACGCTGTCCAATGTCATATtctcttaagaaactctatttgatttttaaaagctttaaaaaactgttaataatcaaatagagtttcttaaggctaCTTGGGTATGCTGCTTGGGAATATTTTATGGAATGTAACGCTTCTCCaatgtaacgtagagggctgagccttactttggtaaaagtaaggctcagccctctacgttacattGGAGAAGCGTTACATTCCATAAAATATTCCCAAGCAGCATAATTATTACAGTTTTGTTACATCCACGCGAACGACCAGTGTACATTACTTAAATAATCGAATCGACCAGTGCACATTACTTAAGCATAAATCGAAATCAATAAGATTATATTcttaaattaaaagtaaaaaacagaTTTAATAATTGATAATAATTGGGTATgcttgataataataataaaattgataataaaattgataataataaataataattgggTATGCTGCTTGGGAATATTTTATGGAATGTAACGCTTCTCCaatgtaacgtagagggctgagccttactttggtaaaagtaaggctcagccctctacgttacattGGAGAAGCGTTACATTCCATAAAATATTCCCAAGCAGCATAATTATTACAGTTTTGTTACATCCACGCGAACGACCAGTGTACATTACTTAAATAATCGAATCGACCAGTGCACATTACTTAAGCATAAATCGAAATCAATAAGATTATATTcttaaattaaaagtaaaaaacagatttaatatttttcatttttgcactatggttaatgaaaaataatctgAAAGAAGGAAGTTCATATTATCTCAAAAGCTTTCAATTGAAGCACATTTCATACGagtaaaaaatttaaaatatttaaaatgtttataaataaattgaataaatgaaatataattAATACCTATTCAATCTATGTTTCCGgccattttgaataaaaattactTTAGGcgtgagggttttttttaaaatgagGTTAATGAGGTTAATAAATTTATGTATTTGATTATTCTGCTTTTTCAATAGCTGggtaaataaagaaataatcatttttttattattaacccTTTTTAATGTGTAAGTTTGTTATAGTTTCAATTTTTCAAGTTGTTACAACTATAATTGCTGTTAAAAATGAAAGccgaataaaaatattacaatttatttatacttaTTTATACTTATGAATTATCAATGAGATTTATCTTTAATAACGTTTGCTGTACTTTTTTATGTTCGTTCAaaaattgttgcttttctgattatcataaaaaaataatcaatattaagacatgattatttattaattagctCATCCACGGCGGTTGAAACAGGCGttcaaaaatgctgcttgggtttgcgataaacaggcgttacgcgtaacgctagtgtaacgtagagggctgagcttTACTTTTACctcattttcattcaaacatTTGGTTtgttctgtattttttttcttctgtaaaTTCTATAAATGACCttcaataattaatttaaaaaaaaatgctctgaatgtaaaaatcaatcaaattacCCTGCAATTGCTCTAATCATAAAGTACTTTGTGCCGACAAAAACCGAATCAACCGCCCCGCGCCGGGACGCCGTTTGACAGTTGCCATTTCAAAAACTGttcatctgtgtgtgtgtgtccccaaAGTGACAGCCAGTGTTGTGCGTTCCTTTTTATCCCCTCCCGCTCTTTGCGCGATTTTGGCatcggaaaaaaaacaaagcgaaaaGTTGGTCCGCATTTCACACGCATTTTTCCACGCTAAAAACCGTCCCGCGGCAAATTGTGCTACCGAAAATGCAAATGCGTGGACTATGTACGGTGCTGGCTTGAAAGGGGCGTCCGGAAGCGTGCGCAATCCAAAGGTAAGGTACGCAGGAACGGCGGCGGCATCTGCATCCACCTCCGCGCACTGTCCCCCGGCCGGAGAAGCGTGCGGCGGCGAGGAGGAGCATCAGCATCGGGCTCGGGAGCGAAAATCCAACGGAGGCGCTCTGCCACCCAATGTGGAGGGTCGTGCTCGCGGTACGCTGACGATCGGGTTTGGCAACTTCCTAGAATCTCCCCGTGCGGCGCCGGCAGCACCGGGCAGTTCCGCCACCACCGTTGGCATCCGGTGGAACAGTACGAAGGTGTACGTAGCGGTCGATTTGCAGCTGGTGTGGTGGGGCCAGAAAGCATCCAATCCGGTCGGAACGCTTCACTGGGCGCAGGGAAGGAAGGATTGTGCCAGCGTCCAGTACGAGGTGCGCACCAGCGGCGAGCTTTTCCGTCGCTACCTGAAAAGCTGTGAACCGATTAGACTGCGGCTGTATTCGAGACGCACCGAAACCCTCATCGGCACGGCAAAGGTAGAGGTGCCGGGGAAAATCATCAATTTCACCGACTGCGGGCAACCCATTAAGGCACAAGCTTCCGGAGAGATACTGAGCGTGCGGGGCTTTCGGCTCGGCGAGCTGTGCTTAGAATTTGCGCTCAAGCTCGACCCCAAGGAGCAAGTGCAAACCGCAAACCCATCCAAAGCGCTAGCTCCCACTGCATCacagaaaggaaaagaaaatcggAAAATGTTGTGCGTTGAGCCACCACCGTTTCTGAAAAGCTTCCCattggcggcggcggcaccagCAAACGCCCCCCTAACCGTACAAGGCAAGCCGGCGCCGCtgcacgaaacaaaacaacgcccACTGACCGGAACAGCGTACTATCTGACTgcagcgaagaaaaagttcaccACACTCGATCACGACTCGAAGCGCAAAGTGTTGGACTACCTTACCGGCAAACCGTTCGACGAGGATGACCACTCCCGGCCGTCCTCCGAGCGGTCAACGCTGAGCGAAATCTGTTCCATCTCGCCGGCGGAAAGTATGCTGGAAGCGTTGGCCCGGTACGATGCGGCGCCGGATCGGAACAAGCACAACCTCCTGCAGGCCGTCGATTGCGTACGGGTGCTGGTCGAAGGGCTGCGGCTAACCCGGGCGGGGCAGAAAGAGCTGCAGCACCGAACGAAGCACCAGTGGCATGCCCCGACCGCCCCGACCGGGTTCATTGTGAAGCTGAAGTTTTCGCGCAATCCCGCCACCACGCTGCTCAAGTTCATCTCCAGCCCGGTGGCGTTCGACGAGGTGGAGGTGTCGTTCGACAGTCAACCGAAAACGACCCGGCTTGTGCTGCCTGGGGCAGGTGGCGATGAGGGGGCAACGTTCGAGTTCGGGCTGCATCTGAACGTGGGCAGCACGATTGCCAAGGCGCGGCTGTTCCACCTCGGATCGGCTACGGTGACGCTGCGCGAGCTGTTGGATGGTCGGCTGGGTTGTCACAAGCGTTGCCCCGTTCGGCTGGCAGCGGATGACATTCTGCTCGGTACGCTGACGATCCGCATGCAGCTCGGTCGACGGGGGCTTCACTTTGGATCGGAGCTGATCGACGCTGTAACGGGCAACGAAGACAATGTTACGTTGGAAAGTGATTCGAGCGACTCGAGTGAGGATTCGTGGGATGGTCCTGAAGCGGAACCGCTACCTAGCCGCCGGCCACTGCATTGCTCACACGCTCACAACAGACCACGCTCTTGCGGGCATCAGGCCGCTAGGGGAACTCACCACCTTCGCTCTCATGGACTGTTTCCAAGCGCTAGCTGGACGTGTACCGGACACACCGGATGTCCCTCGGAGCAGCAACGCCAATCATCGAACGCTTCGGAAGATCAACAATCACATTCCGCCGCTGgcaagcaacaacagcagcccaACGAAGCGTCAAAGAACGATCGAAATGGCGCACCGGATCGTCAACAAGCGGGCCCGAACGCAATGGAAACGGAAACAAGTGCCCCCGCCGAGCGGGTGAAACTTCTCCACGGCTTGCTTCATCTCGGGCAGCTACGATCGGTACCGGCGGGCGATTACTTCCTCGTGTCCCATCCCTTCTGGACGGAGGATACGACCACGCTCACGTCGGAACTGTGCCCCGAGGGTGGCAACTTTAACTATCTGCGCACGTTCCCCGTGCTCGCCGATGGCGCGTTTATCGAGCGCGTTCGCAACCAGCACATGGTGGTGGAGCTGTGGCAGAAGCCGCGAGGCGAGCCGGAAAAGCTGCTCGGCCTGACGCGCCTTCCCCTGCACCAGTTCTACATCGCGTTCCGTGATGCGCAGCTGAGCGAGCATTTGTCGCACGCCAAGTTGCCGGTCATTTCGATTGACGGTTGGAGCGGTATTGGGTCACCGTTGGCGGGTGAGCCGTGCGGCGACATTCAGGCTATTCTGGCGATCGGGACGGAGGAGCAGATTGAACACTTTAAAGCGATGCGCAATCTACAGCACGTGTCGGCGGATGTTCCACGCTCGCTGGCGCATGCACCACGCGTCACAGTGCCAACGGCAACGACGGCAAGCTCTCCGACACGCCGCATCTATCCGCGGCCGGAGCACAAATCGATTCAAACGATGAGCAGCGGCACCAAGCAGCCGCAAACGTCCGAGGTAGCGAACATGCTGTCCGCATTCATCGAAAACCTTGCGCAACGGTTGCCCATTTCATCGGAGCGCAGCACCGCGCCAAGCTACGATCACAGCAACGCGGCGGCCGATCAACCAATGGACGGCACGCACGTTGGTTCACCGCACTCGAACGCTAATAGGCCTCAGCTGCGCAAAACGGCCGACCTGCTGGACAATCTGCAGAAGGCACTGTCACAGCGACCGTCCGCTGCCGCCCTGGAAGGGTTGGGTGGGTTGGGCGGTATGGCTTCGCTGCTCGGCGCTGCTTCCGGTGGTGCACCGCGGGCGGATCAAACGCCACCGGCAGCGGGTGCCGGAACGGCCAGTGGACAGCCTCACGATGCTACGACGGTTCCGGTGACGAAGCAGGAGGATGATCATCCTCCGACAGCCATGTCTTCGGCAGACCAACCAACCGACTCGACGGAAAGCTCTTCCTCCTGCTCCGAGAGTAAAGCGTCGCCAAGCGGTGAAACCAGTGCAGCGCCACCGATCGATGAGTGTAAAGTGTTTCGCGTCGCGATCGAAATCGAGCAGGCGGTCAATCTGCCGAAGCTGACCATCAGCAAGAAGTATGCGAAGCGGCACAAGAACCGCAACGTGCCTGTCGACACGCTCGAGCTGGAGCCGAGCGCGTACGCCACGTTCGAGGGCTACAATCTGAAGCCCGGCATGCCGAACACGGTGAAATCGCACGAGGGCATCGTGTACACGACGCACGTGCTGGAGCGCAACTGTGCGCCCGGGTGGCAGAAACGGTTCGAGGTGCAGCTGCCGGTTGATCTGATGATGAATGTAAGTGTTTACTTTCCTGCCCGTGGAAGTGTGTTGCTCGAATTAATTATTGAACCTATTTTTTAGGATGAGAAACGATTCATATTGAAAGTTTGGCGCAAAGCGGCACTGAGCGATGCGCCCAAATGTCGGCTGCTGCCCGCCCCGATGGAGGACGCCGTGATTGGGTTCTGTGCGATCGATCTGAGCGTGCTGCTGTCCGGCATGCCGTACATCCTCGGCTGGTACAACATTATGGACTTTTCCGGGCGCTGCAACGGACAAATTAAGGTAGGATCGCGAGACCTGAGTGAATTGACATGAAGTGGTTACATAAAATAtcctttcctttgcttttAGGTGAACGTACAACCGCTGGAAAACGTGCAAGTGTACAAAACGCTCGACGAGCAGATGAACTTCCAAATACCGCTCTCGATCGACGTGGACTGCAGTGCGGTCGGGCTAGATGCGGCGGCGAGCAACACCTCGCTCAGCCGTGCCCTGAAGCGCAAGTTTACCGAGCTGGAAGAGATCACCGAACGGCTGAAGGCGCGACTGTTCGACGTGACCGGCGATGACGAGGCTGATGACGATGGTGATGCGGACGGCGATCCGGACGATGAGTTCGAGCGCGATCTCAACACAGAAGCGgcagaggaggaggaagaggacgaTGAACTGTGGGCCGATCAGTTCGGAGATATGTCGAACCAGAAGCGCAACAGCCAGTATCCGAACGGTGCGCTAACGCTAACGACCAACACCTCGTCCTACTCGATGTGCGCTACGGATCGGAGTGTAAGCGAGCGTCCCGAACGTAGCCTTACCGGCTGCTCGAACCGGCAGCTGCAGCTGGAGGAGTTGCTCCAAACGCACGACATCGACACGCTGATCAATCCGGCCATCATGAAGAATCTCCTCAATCCGTCCAACTCGGACGAAACGCCTCCGCTGGCGGTGGACGATGGTGGTGCGACCGATGCCGACATGAGTGACGGGAATGCATCCTCCCGATCGTCACTGCTGCCGAACGATGAGGCGAAGCTGCAGCAGGAAGCGAATGGAGCACCGCCACCGACGGGCGACGTGAAGGTGCGACAGATCGCGTCCGCCCTGCAAAggacaaccatctccgacgcGAACTGTGGCGGCATGAACAAATGTCGGGAAGCGCCCGAAGGCGAACCGATGAAGAAGGACGTTAACAATTAAGGGTGAGATGTCGATCTCCCTCGA
This genomic interval from Anopheles merus strain MAF chromosome 3L, AmerM5.1, whole genome shotgun sequence contains the following:
- the LOC121599518 gene encoding group XIIA secretory phospholipase A2, producing the protein MQIPYMKVAIYSLTFLTYAYTGYGSNMIANLRDAIIAAEAVFGDVMKNVLHVAKKFKVVHEVFDAAVEENCVYKCPGDTTPTRNKFYVPQSDGCGSLGMKISTEYLPAVEMEQCCNAHDICYDTCNSDKELCDLDFKRCLYRYCDDYEKNVVGDIVVKGCKAAAKMLFTGTLTLGCKSYLDSQQRCCYCPPEKTEGSPPPPPRQEQGKYADSKGSKDYGKDSRDKGKDKNKYGWKEL
- the LOC121599177 gene encoding uncharacterized protein LOC121599177, whose translation is MYGAGLKGASGSVRNPKVRYAGTAAASASTSAHCPPAGEACGGEEEHQHRARERKSNGGALPPNVEGRARGTLTIGFGNFLESPRAAPAAPGSSATTVGIRWNSTKVYVAVDLQLVWWGQKASNPVGTLHWAQGRKDCASVQYEVRTSGELFRRYLKSCEPIRLRLYSRRTETLIGTAKVEVPGKIINFTDCGQPIKAQASGEILSVRGFRLGELCLEFALKLDPKEQVQTANPSKALAPTASQKGKENRKMLCVEPPPFLKSFPLAAAAPANAPLTVQGKPAPLHETKQRPLTGTAYYLTAAKKKFTTLDHDSKRKVLDYLTGKPFDEDDHSRPSSERSTLSEICSISPAESMLEALARYDAAPDRNKHNLLQAVDCVRVLVEGLRLTRAGQKELQHRTKHQWHAPTAPTGFIVKLKFSRNPATTLLKFISSPVAFDEVEVSFDSQPKTTRLVLPGAGGDEGATFEFGLHLNVGSTIAKARLFHLGSATVTLRELLDGRLGCHKRCPVRLAADDILLGTLTIRMQLGRRGLHFGSELIDAVTGNEDNVTLESDSSDSSEDSWDGPEAEPLPSRRPLHCSHAHNRPRSCGHQAARGTHHLRSHGLFPSASWTCTGHTGCPSEQQRQSSNASEDQQSHSAAGKQQQQPNEASKNDRNGAPDRQQAGPNAMETETSAPAERVKLLHGLLHLGQLRSVPAGDYFLVSHPFWTEDTTTLTSELCPEGGNFNYLRTFPVLADGAFIERVRNQHMVVELWQKPRGEPEKLLGLTRLPLHQFYIAFRDAQLSEHLSHAKLPVISIDGWSGIGSPLAGEPCGDIQAILAIGTEEQIEHFKAMRNLQHVSADVPRSLAHAPRVTVPTATTASSPTRRIYPRPEHKSIQTMSSGTKQPQTSEVANMLSAFIENLAQRLPISSERSTAPSYDHSNAAADQPMDGTHVGSPHSNANRPQLRKTADLLDNLQKALSQRPSAAALEGLGGLGGMASLLGAASGGAPRADQTPPAAGAGTASGQPHDATTVPVTKQEDDHPPTAMSSADQPTDSTESSSSCSESKASPSGETSAAPPIDECKVFRVAIEIEQAVNLPKLTISKKYAKRHKNRNVPVDTLELEPSAYATFEGYNLKPGMPNTVKSHEGIVYTTHVLERNCAPGWQKRFEVQLPVDLMMNDEKRFILKVWRKAALSDAPKCRLLPAPMEDAVIGFCAIDLSVLLSGMPYILGWYNIMDFSGRCNGQIKVNVQPLENVQVYKTLDEQMNFQIPLSIDVDCSAVGLDAAASNTSLSRALKRKFTELEEITERLKARLFDVTGDDEADDDGDADGDPDDEFERDLNTEAAEEEEEDDELWADQFGDMSNQKRNSQYPNGALTLTTNTSSYSMCATDRSVSERPERSLTGCSNRQLQLEELLQTHDIDTLINPAIMKNLLNPSNSDETPPLAVDDGGATDADMSDGNASSRSSLLPNDEAKLQQEANGAPPPTGDVKVRQIASALQRTTISDANCGGMNKCREAPEGEPMKKDVNN